In Bufo gargarizans isolate SCDJY-AF-19 chromosome 5, ASM1485885v1, whole genome shotgun sequence, the following are encoded in one genomic region:
- the LOC122938965 gene encoding carbonic anhydrase 3-like: protein MSRIPEWGYGTVNGPDTWADYFPSAKGQNQSPIELHTRYIRHDASLKPWTASYRPSSSLTILNDGTTIRVMFDGSSVLKDGPLNGTYRLLQLQFHWGSSDDQGSEHVIDGLRYAGEIQFVHWNSKYDNITEAKKHPDGVAIIAVFLKIGKAKQHLNAIVEAIGCIKAKGRKAHFTDFDPSILFPTSRDYWTYQGSCTTPPCVEGVTWLLLREPIPVSPEQMKKFRSLLATMECEIPIQLVNNYRPTQPLNGREVRASFD from the exons atgtcacggatACCCGAGTGGGGATACGGCACTGTCAATG GTCCAGACACATGGGCAGATTATTTCCCATCTGCCAAAGGACAAAACCAATCGCCTATTGAACTGCACACCCGGTATATTAGGCACGATGCCAGCCTGAAGCCATGGACTGCTTCCTACCGCCCATCCTCTTCTTTGACTATTCTCAATGATGGTACTACAATCAGAGTGATGTTCGATGGTTCATCAG TGTTAAAAGATGGACCTCTTAATGGAACCTACAGACTGCTGCAATTGCAGTTTCATTGGGGTTCCTCTGATGACCAAGGATCGGAACACGTTATAGATGGACTGAGATATGCAGGAGAG ATACAATTTGTTCATTGGAACTCAAAGTATGACAATATTACAGAAGCCAAGAAGCATCCTGATGGAGTGGCCATAATAGCTGTGTTTTTAAAA ATTGGCAAAGCAAAGCAGCATCTGAATGCAATTGTGGAAGCAATAGGCTGCATAAAGGCAAAG GGAAGAAAAGCTCATTTCACAGATTTTGACCCTTCAATCCTGTTCCCTACGTCTCGGGATTACTGGACGTACCAAGGCTCTTGTACAACCCCCCCATGTGTGGAGGGTGTCACCTGGCTGCTCCTAAGAGAACCGATCCCGGTCAGCCCAGAACAG ATGAAGAAATTTAGGAGTCTTCTTGCAACTATGGAGTGTGAAATCCCAATACAATTGGTTAACAATTATCGGCCCACCCAGCCCCTGAATGGGAGAGAAGTTAGAGCATCTTTTGACTAG